The Anticarsia gemmatalis isolate Benzon Research Colony breed Stoneville strain chromosome 29, ilAntGemm2 primary, whole genome shotgun sequence genome window below encodes:
- the LOC142985288 gene encoding UPF0669 protein C6orf120 homolog, whose protein sequence is MRREVILVLLGIICVSTLSSLLSGYVQIETDKLLLDTVVGTVGAGNFSYWQLGHTGPLLVELTSLSGDADLYVSDSVRPSYEVDKNNFSSATCGPDLIYIPADFPRPIGIGVFGHWSHSLSEYSIQVFLDTSTVISEEQLAAIERAHRVGEKPSSKLDKRTKERPAPRRVDEEPKPRFLKLLNILDMIFEMFVL, encoded by the exons ATGCGGCGAGAAGTGATATTAGTTTTGTTAGGCATCATCTGCGTTTCAACGCTATCGTCATTATTATCGGGATATGTGCAAATAGAGACGGATAAACTGCTATTAGATACGGTGGTCGGTACTGTAGGCGCGGGCAACTTTTCCTATTGGCAATTAGGACATACTGGACCTCTTCTCGTTGAATTAACGTCGTTATCTGGTGACGCAGACCTTTATGTATCGGATAGTGTCAG gcCCAGCTATGAGGTGGATAAGAACAACTTCAGCTCAGCTACCTGTGGTCCAGACTTGATCTACATCCCTGCTGACTTCCCCAGACCTATTG GTATTGGTGTGTTCGGTCACTGGTCCCACTCACTCTCGGAGTACAGCATCCAAGTGTTCCTGGACACGTCGACAGTGATCAGTGAGGAGCAACTGGCGGCTATTGAGAGGGCACACCGCGTTGGCGAGAAACCTAGTAGCA AACTGGACAAGCGCACAAAAGAGCGGCCAGCACCTCGCAGAGTGGACGAAGAACCGAAGCCTCGGTTCCTCAAGTTACTGAACATCTTAGACATGATCTTCGAGATGTTCGTGCTCTAG
- the LOC142985281 gene encoding thioredoxin-related transmembrane protein 2 homolog isoform X1, producing the protein MAFKADLKQLLKPYYWFNILLSMSYVTCKRTSYICNFLFPDADCELDSRETEILFFLIIVVMLRTRKAGSVTMVNYLSSSFVYTKIANLILWFYADIRYGLPYGAVVILSALLLPEPTYMGPEHVTYFRGPQVLEEELKHHKNNTYFICLYAAWHPACVNFAPVFAELSASYSLDNLKFGKLDVGRYPDSASKYRVQDGPTSRQLPTIILFSDGVEKMRRPHPDNTGKLQKFLFSSDNVKAAFDLDGIYQECKEKLSAAKSIKKTE; encoded by the exons ATGGCTTTCAAAGCTGATTTAAAGCAATTATTAAAGCCATATTACTGGTTTAATATTCTATTAAGTATGTCTTACGTTACGTGCAAGAGAACTAGttacatttgtaattttttgttccCCGATGCAGACTGTGAGTTAGACAGTAGAGAAACGGAAAtcctatttttcttaattatagtCGTAATGTTGAGGACTAGGAAGGCGGGAAGTGTGACTATGGTCAATTATTTGTCGTCTTCATTCGTATATACGAAGATTGCGAACCTAATACTGTGGTTCTACGCTGATATAAG ATATGGTCTTCCATATGGTGCAGTGGTCATTCTATCAGCTCTCCTCCTCCCTGAGCCTACGTACATGGGTCCGGAGCACGTGACATACTTCCGCGGCCCCCAAGTCTTGGAGGAAGAGCTGAAACACCATAAGAACAACACATACTTTATCTGTTTGTACGCTGCCTGGCACCCTGCGTGTGTGAACTTTGCGCCGGTGTTTGCTGAGCTATCTGCGAGCTATAGTTTGGATAATTTGAAGTTTGGAAAACTTGATGTTGGGAG GTACCCAGATTCAGCAAGCAAGTACCGCGTGCAAGACGGCCCCACTAGCCGTCAGCTACCCACCATCATACTGTTCAGCGACGGTGTGGAGAAGATGCGCAGACCACACCCTGACAACACCGGGAAACTGCAGAA GTTCCTATTCTCTAGTGACAACGTGAAAGCAGCGTTTGACCTCGACGGTATCTACCAAGAATGTAAAGAGAAGCTCTCTGCTGCTAAGAGTATTAAGAAGACCGAGTAG
- the LOC142985281 gene encoding thioredoxin-related transmembrane protein 2 homolog isoform X2, whose amino-acid sequence MAFKADLKQLLKPYYWFNILLSMSYVTCKRTSYICNFLFPDADCELDSRETEILFFLIIVVMLRTRKAGSVTMVNYLSSSFVYTKIANLILWFYADIRYGLPYGAVVILSALLLPEPTYMGPEHVTYFRGPQVLEEELKHHKNNTYFICLYAAWHPACVNFAPVFAELSASYSLDNLKFGKLDVGRYPDSASKYRVQDGPTSRQLPTIILFSDGVEKMRRPHPDNTGKLQKDAAPAAAAGPYRAAILIS is encoded by the exons ATGGCTTTCAAAGCTGATTTAAAGCAATTATTAAAGCCATATTACTGGTTTAATATTCTATTAAGTATGTCTTACGTTACGTGCAAGAGAACTAGttacatttgtaattttttgttccCCGATGCAGACTGTGAGTTAGACAGTAGAGAAACGGAAAtcctatttttcttaattatagtCGTAATGTTGAGGACTAGGAAGGCGGGAAGTGTGACTATGGTCAATTATTTGTCGTCTTCATTCGTATATACGAAGATTGCGAACCTAATACTGTGGTTCTACGCTGATATAAG ATATGGTCTTCCATATGGTGCAGTGGTCATTCTATCAGCTCTCCTCCTCCCTGAGCCTACGTACATGGGTCCGGAGCACGTGACATACTTCCGCGGCCCCCAAGTCTTGGAGGAAGAGCTGAAACACCATAAGAACAACACATACTTTATCTGTTTGTACGCTGCCTGGCACCCTGCGTGTGTGAACTTTGCGCCGGTGTTTGCTGAGCTATCTGCGAGCTATAGTTTGGATAATTTGAAGTTTGGAAAACTTGATGTTGGGAG GTACCCAGATTCAGCAAGCAAGTACCGCGTGCAAGACGGCCCCACTAGCCGTCAGCTACCCACCATCATACTGTTCAGCGACGGTGTGGAGAAGATGCGCAGACCACACCCTGACAACACCGGGAAACTGCAGAA ggacgctgcccccgccgccgcggccggcccgtaccgtgccgcaatactaatatcgtga
- the LOC142985069 gene encoding uncharacterized protein LOC142985069 isoform X3, with the protein MTRQVDVKALVSHIVRGDGVDRCRICMGDTSEGQVHLEDTVMMDGDKPVTLAELLEVITGVEMKEESLIPEGACVACASTALAAQEFRLFVRNSQKTWLKAIHSLAILPNSAAPPVKSMCAFVKPSDLTVQTFKDYAQSDAKSFLNKLRTRVSKKIIDRKPRGARSGPPCNCPDCGKSFLSPYFLNMHLKNSGDKEACQICSSVYMRGKEMKDHLASVHDEVATLCPKCPMLFSGEVQLKKHLKRAHKAGVYTCSDCGRTFPRQASFDTHLQMHAVRTCRACGMQFTNRGCYREHRSRCEPEAKPSAQSYPRNRRSNIRDPAQFTCDHCGKTYTSRPQLKNHILWIHMNVRPHQCQWCGKRFYTPARLAEHTVVHTRVRNFECDICGAKLVSKMAAVYHRRRHTGERPYECEDCGEKFISASRRSEHAKRRHNKGYRLPCLSCPASFVRKHELKKHMEKAHRGQENAITLQW; encoded by the exons ATGACTCGACAAGTGGATGTTAAGGCGTTAGTATCCCATATAGTTCGCGGAGATGGGGTGGATAGATGCCGAATTTGCATGGGCGATACGTCTGAGGGGCAAGTTCACTTAGAAGACACGGTCATGATGGACGGAGACAAGCCTGTGACGCTTGCTGAGCTGCTAGAAGTCATCACAGGAGTCGAG ATGAAAGAAGAGTCCCTAATACCGGAAGGCGCGTGCGTGGCGTGCGCGAGTACAGCGCTCGCGGCGCAGGAGTTCCGACTGTTCGTACGAAACTCACAGAAAACATGGCTCAAAGCCATCCATAGTCTCGCAATCCTCCCCAACTCCGCCGCACCCCCAGTTAAGTCCATGTGCGCATTCGTCAAACCAAGCGACCTGACTGTACAGACCTTCAAAGATTACGCCCAAAGTGACGCCAAATCCTTCCTCAACAAACTTAGAACTAGGGTATCTAAAAAGATTATAGATAGAAAACCCCGTGGCGCGCGCTCCGGCCCACCATGTAACTGCCCGGACTGCGGCAAATCGTTCTTAAGCCCCTACTTCCtaaatatgcatttaaaaaatagtgGTGACAAAGAAGCCTGTCAAATCTGCAGTTCGGTCTACATGAGAGGGAAAGAGATGAAAGATCACCTCGCCTCCGTACACGATGAGGTCGCGACATTATGTCCAAAGTGCCCTATGTTATTTTCAGGTGaagttcaattaaaaaaacatttgaagaGAGCTCATAAAGCCGGTGTTTATACTTGTTCTGACTGTGGAAGGACTTTCCCAAGGCAAGCGTCGTTTGACACTCACTTACAAATGCACGCGGTGAGGACGTGTCGGGCTTGTGGGATGCAATTTACTAATAGGGGCTGTTATAGAGAACATAGGTCTCGATGCGAGCCGGAAGCCAAGCCTAGCGCTCAAAGCTACCCGAGGAATCGACGTTCAAACATTCGCGACCCTGCTCAATTCACCTGCGATCATTGCGGCAAGACATACACTTCAAGACCTCAGCTTAAAAATCATATCTTATGGATTCATATGAATGTACGACCCCATCAATGTCAGTGGTGTGGAAAGAGGTTTTACACACCCGCTCGCTTGGCTGAACACACAGTCGTACATACGCGCGTAAGAAATTTTGAATGCGATATTTGTGGCGCGAAACTAGTCTCCAAAATGGCGGCAGTGTACCATAGACGAAGGCACACCGGCGAAAGACCTTACGAATGTGAAGATTGTGGGGAGAAATTCATTTCTGCTTCACGTAGATCGGAACACGCGAAACGGAGACATAATAAAGGATACCGGCTGCCATGTTTGAGCTGTCCCGCTAGTTTTGTTCGAAAACATGAGCTTAAAAAGCATATGGAGAAAGCCCATAGGGGACAAGAAAATGCAATTACTTTACAATGGTGA
- the LOC142985069 gene encoding zinc finger Y-chromosomal protein 1-like isoform X2, which translates to MTRQVDVKALVSHIVRGDGVDRCRICMGDTSEGQVHLEDTVMMDGDKPVTLAELLEVITGVEIEFDAALPPGICLTCSENTTAAIHFKNLCAESTKHWAEASTYLAQIHPPTDEDKAYFVFYADEKTIIKDQVDRVPTKAAALDRLNLRYQAKPEKTRKPKRSFDPHATCTCPDCGRQFTHPDFLNFHLRTTLKGACTDCGLVLNKNKMVQHMADAHDVVLVDCRFCYKLFDTHEQLMEHTAGLHGPESICCKVCGNSFTNERALRAHQYAHSLFHCKSCNLSFENKKCYKYHQKNCKKTYHPSQFKQFTCDLCGVTYNRKPSLRIHIIQKHLNVLPYVCQTCGKRTSTLAHLVSHEKTHKLERKVYQCYCGAKLRTQLGYQLHLRIHTGERPYECEFCGDRFLSSSRRLDHMKRRHRGSKEMPHACEKCPARFVRPCELKKHYLTVHCTVVDVMPAKREMDPFTKRLRNTILKH; encoded by the exons ATGACTCGACAAGTGGATGTTAAGGCGTTAGTATCCCATATAGTTCGCGGAGATGGGGTGGATAGATGCCGAATTTGCATGGGCGATACGTCTGAGGGGCAAGTTCACTTAGAAGACACGGTCATGATGGACGGAGACAAGCCTGTGACGCTTGCTGAGCTGCTAGAAGTCATCACAGGAGTCGAG ATCGAGTTCGACGCGGCGCTTCCGCCAGGGATATGCCTGACCTGCTCCGAAAATACCACTGCAGCTATACACTTCAAGAACCTCTGCGCTGAGTCCACGAAGCACTGGGCCGAGGCTTCCACCTACCTCGCCCAGATACACCCGCCAACTGACGAAGATAAGGCCTACTTCGTCTTCTATGCAGACGAGAAGACCATTATAAAAGACCAAGTAGACCGAGTACCGACCAAAGCTGCTGCTCTAGACAGACTAAATTTAAGGTATCAGGCCAAGCCGGAGAAGACGAGGAAGCCGAAACGCTCCTTCGATCCTCACGCTACCTGCACATGTCCTGACTGTGGAAGGCAGTTCACTCACCCAGACTTTTTGAACTTCCACCTAAGAACTACGCTTAAAGGAGCGTGTACTGATTGTGGGTTAGTtttgaataagaataaaatgGTTCAACATATGGCTGACGCTCACGACGTGGTGTTAGTCGACTGTAGGTTCTGCTACAAGCTCTTTGATACTCATGAACAGCTGATGGAGCACACGGCCGGGCTTCATGGGCCTGAAAGCATATGCTGCAAAGTCTGCGGAAATTCCTTCACCAACGAGCGGGCATTGAGAGCCCATCAATACGCACATTCCCTCTTCCACTGCAAATCTTGTAACCTGAGCTTcgagaataaaaaatgttataaatatcatcaGAAGAATTGTAAAAAGACGTATCACCCGTCGCAGTTTAAACAGTTTACTTGCGATCTTTGCGGCGTGACGTATAATAGGAAGCCATCTTTGcgtatacatataatacagaAACATTTGAACGTTCTTCCGTACGTTTGCCAGACTTGCGGGAAAAGAACGTCTACCCTCGCCCATTTGGTGTCTCACGAAAAGACTCACAAGCTTGAAAGAAAAGTATACCAATGTTATTGTGGAGCGAAACTTCGGACGCAATTAGGTTACCAGCTACACTTAAGAATTCATACTGGAGAAAGGCCTTACGAGTGCGAGTTCTGCGGCGACAGATTCCTCTCATCTTCCCGAAGGTTGGACCACATGAAGCGTCGTCACAGAGGGTCGAAGGAAATGCCACATGCGTGTGAAAAGTGTCCTGCAAGGTTTGTGAGACCGTGCGAGTTGAAGAAGCATTATTTGACAGTCCACTGCACTGTGGTCGATGTGATGCCTGCTAAAAGAGAAATGGACCCTTTTACTAAGAGGTTAAGGAATACTATCCTGAAGCATTGA
- the LOC142985069 gene encoding uncharacterized protein LOC142985069 isoform X4 codes for MTRQVDVKALVSHIVRGDGVDRCRICMGDTSEGQVHLEDTVMMDGDKPVTLAELLEVITGVEVEHTPPMPNKLCGLCKHDLTAMLPFMNLCRNSHKQWTKITDYIANITVTNKTKNVYINIGEDINTLTDTTRCPGEKISTRKDALKRFKMRLNRQNKYKIRTEKAFSKEKQMICPECKTQFVDLVRFNKHIGNLKKKMCGYCQKIIEIQHFKNHVESHNIVVFSCDVCLQTFEKEPAYLSHRMKHENGNVVCIECQKSFKNQTYLNAHTSKHKPVTCGCGKWLPNRTCFFNHKKKCLQHKNISSLYICDYCDKEYRKKNCLKMHIKYSHTVGRLFQCDKCGKKFSSRGHLLEHGNTHEKVLDRFVCYCSAKFSTRRGYQRHIKKHITRDIWEHDFTVVNALIIE; via the exons ATGACTCGACAAGTGGATGTTAAGGCGTTAGTATCCCATATAGTTCGCGGAGATGGGGTGGATAGATGCCGAATTTGCATGGGCGATACGTCTGAGGGGCAAGTTCACTTAGAAGACACGGTCATGATGGACGGAGACAAGCCTGTGACGCTTGCTGAGCTGCTAGAAGTCATCACAGGAGTCGAG GTGGAGCACACACCACCGATGCCTAACAAACTCTGCGGGCTGTGCAAACACGACCTTACAGCAATGCTACCCTTCATGAACTTATGTAGGAACTCACACAAACAATGGACCAAAATAACTGACTATATAGCTAACATAACTgtgacaaataaaactaaaaacgtCTATATTAATATAGGAGAAGATATAAATACGTTGACGGACACTACTAGATGTCCTGGAGAAAAAATATCTACCCGCAAAGACGCTTTGAAAAGATTCAAAATGCGACTGAAtcgacaaaataaatacaaaattcgGACTGAAAAAGCTTTCAGTAAGGAAAAACAAATGATTTGCCCAGAATGCAAAACGCAATTTGTCGATCTAGTTAGGTTTAATAAACATATAGggaacttaaaaaagaaaatgtgtgGATACTGTCAAAAGATCATCGagatacaacattttaaaaatcatgtTGAATCTCATAATATAGTCGTGTTTTCTTGCGACGTCTGCTTACAAACTTTCGAAAAAGAACCGGCGTATCTATCACATAGAATGAAGCATGAAAACGGGAATGTCGTTTGCATAGAATGTCAGAAATCTTTCAAAAACCAGACATATTTAAACGCTCATACAAGTAAGCACAAGCCAGTTACGTGCGGCTGCGGGAAATGGCTGCCGAATCGCACTTGCTTCTTCAACCATAAGAAAAAATGCTTGCAGCACAAAAATATTAGTTCTTTATACATTTGCGATTACTGCGATAAGGAGTataggaaaaaaaattgtttaaaaatgcatataaaGTACTCCCATACTGTAGGACGGCTTTTTCAGTGCGATAAATGCGGGAAGAAATTTTCAAGTCGCGGTCATTTGTTGGAACATGGTAATACTCATGAGAAGGTTCTGGATAGATTCGTGTGTTATTGCAGTGCTAAGTTTAGCACGAGGAGAGGGTATCAGAGGCATATAAAGAAACATATCACGCGAGATATTTGGGAACATGATTTTACCGTCGTTAATGCGTTGATTATTGAGTGA
- the LOC142985069 gene encoding uncharacterized protein LOC142985069 isoform X1 — translation MTRQVDVKALVSHIVRGDGVDRCRICMGDTSEGQVHLEDTVMMDGDKPVTLAELLEVITGVEVPLEDGLPVGLCPTCSVSTLEAADFRSFCLQANAQWNTTIRLLNKMPRKIEPGRKLLAVITENSILFKKEKLKRDPQVKIVKAIDMDQIENAAVQRCECPFCGKEFESPYFLSTHMEESSDFQRACHICTAIMSRDDLVEHLVEAHNRQPYACKKCPAMFQDRIQYKLHLTKAHTEGACTCGDCGRTFHNLFGYNAHLSVHSTKKCPSCDEVFRNQKCYRYHIKHCCDLGKHRKDINNTKYRRTVPVQNKNMNKNIKVGLRGSVNSECVCDYCNKTFSGKRFLAAHIQIVHMKNTHKPCFYCGKILAAAHMSTHLKKHEQVQSYQCGVCGIILKTKLGYSQHIRLHTGERPYPCKICGESFSASSRRSEHVRKVHKAPEMLKHACQYCPAKFRLPYRLKKHISNVHGEGNKRNLQFECTVCHERFGSCRGLLHHSRKHQDGVEALKAVQVETQN, via the exons ATGACTCGACAAGTGGATGTTAAGGCGTTAGTATCCCATATAGTTCGCGGAGATGGGGTGGATAGATGCCGAATTTGCATGGGCGATACGTCTGAGGGGCAAGTTCACTTAGAAGACACGGTCATGATGGACGGAGACAAGCCTGTGACGCTTGCTGAGCTGCTAGAAGTCATCACAGGAGTCGAG GTGCCGTTGGAAGATGGACTGCCTGTAGGACTCTGCCCCACCTGTTCCGTATCCACCTTAGAAGCGGCTGACTTCCGAAGTTTCTGCCTGCAAGCTAACGCACAGTGGAACACCACCATAAGACTTTTGAACAAGATGCCAAGGAAAATTGAGCCCGGTAGGAAACTTCTGGCCGTTATAACAGAGAATTCcatattgtttaaaaaggaaaaattaaAGAGAGACCCACAGGTCAAAATTGTTAAAGCTATAGACATGGACCAGATAGAGAATGCTGCTGTTCAGAGATGCGAGTGTCCGTTCTGTGGCAAGGAGTTTGAATCTCCTTACTTTTTAAGTACACATATGGAAGAGTCTTCAGATTTTCAACGAGCATGCCATATATGCACTGCAATCATGTCAAGAGATGATCTGGTGGAACATTTGGTTGAGGCTCATAATAGACAGCCGTACGCTTGCAAGAAGTGTCCGGCGATGTTCCAAGATCGTATACAATATAAGCTACATCTGACAAAAGCACATACAGAAGGCGCTTGTACTTGTGGCGACTGCGGCCGAACCTTTCACAATTTATTCGGATATAACGCACATTTGTCAGTACATTCGACGAAAAAATGTCCGAGCTGCGATGAAGTGTTCAGAAACCAGAAATGTTACAGGTATCATATAAAACATTGCTGCGATCTCGGCAAGCATCGTAAAGACATCAACAATACGAAATACAGGAGAACTGTTCCcgtgcaaaataaaaatatgaacaagAATATAAAAGTTGGTCTGCGAGGGAGTGTCAATTCTGAATGTGTTTGCGACTACTGTAACAAGACTTTCTCCGGGAAGAGGTTCCTTGCGGCCCATATACAGATAGTCCATATGAAGAATACGCATAAACCTTGCTTCTACTGCGGGAAGATATTAGCAGCTGCTCACATGAGCACTCATTTGAAGAAACATGAGCAAGTGCAGTCTTACCAGTGCGGGGTGTGTGGTATTATACTGAAAACCAAACTAGGGTACAGCCAACATATACGTCTCCACACCGGGGAGAGACCATACCCTTGCAAAATCTGTGGAGAGTCCTTCAGTGCGTCTTCGAGGCGGTCGGAACACGTGAGAAAGGTGCACAAAGCTCCTGAAATGCTGAAACACGCTTGTCAGTACTGTCCAGCGAAGTTCAGACTACCATATCGATTGAAGAAACATATAAGCAATGTTCACGGTGAAGGGAATAAAAGGAATTTACAGTTTGAGTGTACGGTGTGTCATGAGAGGTTTGGAAGCTGCAGAGGTCTTCTACATCATAGTCGGAAGCACCAGGACGGTGTGGAGGCGCTAAAGGCAGTCCAGGTCGAAACTCAGAATTAA
- the LOC142984973 gene encoding uncharacterized protein LOC142984973, with protein sequence MLWDKLENSKGGLTSPDLFNLYMNDLIEELSRTPVGLRLGDRYVNNLSYADDMVLLSPSIKGLRRLLAICETYAREHDLVYNAKKTELLVFRSGRGPQSVPPVWIGGQVVAVVERFKYLGHILTSDMKDDADIDRQRRALSIVGNMLARKFYKATPETKAHLFRAYCQSFYTCQLWTEYTKRSLDAIRVQYNNIYRHLMGLAPYCSASGMFTEARLNTFNAIQRNRIAGFMSRVDTCGNSIIRELSDRLCGSSMLKKWLSLAA encoded by the exons ATGTTATGGGACAAACTTGAGAACAGCAAG GGTGGATTGACCTCTCCTGAcctgtttaatttatatatgaATGATCTGATCGAGGAGCTGAGTAGGACCCCAGTGGGGCTGAGGCTAGGTGACAGATATGTAAACAACCTAAGTTACGCAGACGATATGGTCTTGCTCAGCCCCTCGATCAAAGGATTGAGAAGACTGCTGGCTATTTGTGAGACGTATGCTAGAGAGCATGATTTGGTATACAATGCGAAAAAGACGGAACTTCTAGTATTTAGGTCAGGCAGAGGTCCACAAAGTGTCCCACCTGTATGGATAGGTGGACAGGTAGTAGCGGTGGTGGAGAGGTTCAAGTACCTTGGTCACATACTGACGTCGGACATGAAGGATGATGCGGACATTGATCGTCAGCGTAGGGCGTTGTCAATTGTTGGCAATATGTTGGCCAGGAAATTCTATAAAGCGACCCCAGAAACCAAAGCACATCTGTTCAGGGCCTACTGTCAGAGCTTCTACACGTGCCAGCTCTGGACTGAGTATACGAAGAGGTCTCTGGATGCCATTCGTGTTCAGTACAACAACATCTATAGACACCTTATGGGATTGGCTCCTTACTGTAGTGCCTCGGGTATGTTTACCGAGGCGAGACTGAACACGTTTAATGCCATCCAGAGAAACCGAATAGCTGGTTTCATGTCCAGGGTTGATACGTGTGGAAACTCCATTATAAGGGAACTTTCTGACAGACTGTGTGGTagttctatgttaaaaaaatggttatccTTAGCTGCTTAA